The uncultured Dysgonomonas sp. genome contains the following window.
TAGCAGTTTTGATCTTTATCATAAACCGCAGAAGCATAAAGGTTTTCCTGACCAGTGACAGCCTTTTTATCAGGCCACAACAAAGTCATTGTATTTGTACCTTTATTCTGTGCATAAATCTGTTGTACATAATAGTTCGGAGTTTTCATCATCCGCAGATTATCAAACCAGATCATATCCGGACACCATTGCCATGCATCCACATGAGCAAAAAGAGGCGCATAAGTACACATATGTACAATATCGGCATTGCGTTCCAACCCGGTCATAAATGCAGCTTCGGACAGGGCAGAAAGGAAATTGTTCTGCTTCCCTGTTGAATGGTCATGTGATGCGTATTCTCCGGCAAATACAGCCGGGCCTTTACGGTCATAATTATCGTAACGAGCAGCATTTTTATAGAACCAATCCGGTTCTTTATAATAATGTTCGTCCACCAAATCCACTTTAAGACGTTTCATTTCAGGCCACAGATAATCAAATTGCTTTCCGTCAGCTGAAGGGCCTGAACTGCCTACTATCTTCATATCAGGATATTTCGCACGAATTTCTTTCACGAATGGAGCCAGATGTTCAGGATATTCTTCCCCCCATTGCTCATTACCGATACCTATAAATTTGAGGTTGAAAGGTTCGGGATGCCCCATATCGGCGCGTACTTTTCCCCAGGTCGAAGTTACAGGGCCGTTTGCAAACTCAATCAGGTCTAATGCGTCCTGAATGTATGGTGCTAAATCGCTTACAGGCACATGTGCATGTTGATCTTCGTTCTGAAACTGACATGCCAGCCCGCAGCTCAATACAGGCAACGGTTCTGCTCCCATATCTTCCGACAATAAGAAATACTCATAGAAGCCCAATCCGTAACTCTGATAATAGTCAGGGAAGAAACGGTGAGTAAATGTATAATGCCAACGGTTTTCATTTACCGGACGGTTTTCAACCGGGCCTATAGTTTTTTTCCAGTCGTAGCGAGTATCGAGATCCGTACCTTCAACGATACATCCACCCGGAAAACGGAATATACCCGGAGTAATATCTGTCAGCGCTTGAGCCAGATCTTTTCTCAAGCCGTTTTCACGGCCTT
Protein-coding sequences here:
- a CDS encoding alpha-L-arabinofuranosidase C-terminal domain-containing protein; amino-acid sequence: MYKVLGLASLLAFGQSAVAQQTYEFTLDTKKVGAPIQSTMYGLFFEDINFGADGGLYAELVKNRSFDFPQELMGWYTFGKVEVRKDNPPFDKNPNYLVLSNPGHAHKHTGIENEGFRGMGFKKDATYRFSVWAKKVNTTEDQKIRVEFINPKDEVIGSQELVINSSDWQKHQVILTAKATEEKGRLRIFFTSKGSIAIDHVSLFPTDTYKGRENGLRKDLAQALTDITPGIFRFPGGCIVEGTDLDTRYDWKKTIGPVENRPVNENRWHYTFTHRFFPDYYQSYGLGFYEYFLLSEDMGAEPLPVLSCGLACQFQNEDQHAHVPVSDLAPYIQDALDLIEFANGPVTSTWGKVRADMGHPEPFNLKFIGIGNEQWGEEYPEHLAPFVKEIRAKYPDMKIVGSSGPSADGKQFDYLWPEMKRLKVDLVDEHYYKEPDWFYKNAARYDNYDRKGPAVFAGEYASHDHSTGKQNNFLSALSEAAFMTGLERNADIVHMCTYAPLFAHVDAWQWCPDMIWFDNLRMMKTPNYYVQQIYAQNKGTNTMTLLWPDKKAVTGQENLYASAVYDKDQNCYVVKVANTSTEVKNVKVTLTGTKKNATFTVGDCIVIKNNNLKAINTLDTPSNIIPEKTTAVIEGNILNIQTQGQSFGVYKIKL